A genomic segment from Bacteroidales bacterium encodes:
- a CDS encoding HNH endonuclease produces the protein MASKYLSSLSKDDYSELTKKLWNIQNHQCFICEDKIDLDVHTTNIDHIIPLANKGKDAEENFAVTHESCNKSKQDANLKIAKILQKLSKIQKAVYTKTSKSASLKDVLKNYNGSKHELKYTIEGMELKYSFSDIGDNKIYQAPIYIDNLSKEQTCFIEVPIEYLFHDEIINPRGINNSIGKLVKEFDKHNPQLHLSLARIEDGKLKIFDGQHKAVAQILLGTKKLVVRIFLEPNIDRLTETNTNAGSTLRQIAFDKSIMRQLNNTLYSERVKKYQIAHNLKEDDYSFSEQQLIDFFKGDGANIKKYIIDSIKHSITNAKDNKLKDYIDFEGKAKELPISYSAFDKTILSSFVSSKLVLKTTIDSKTDEGLNPRELEIDQIVKVLSILAENIYMNKFLPEVGTARVEKKIIDKKDTEITDDHLIAYRISKEEILYNWLQYLKKVITTYFANTGKMVAEEKIFQTPFDDQIWINIENFVKNLSQLPLWKDRSMASTIFSGKNNYDYWREIFETGNSLDGAVVLANPLNFIEMIKGTDKFV, from the coding sequence CGAACAAAGGAAAAGATGCCGAGGAAAATTTTGCTGTCACACATGAAAGTTGCAACAAGTCTAAACAGGATGCGAATTTAAAAATTGCAAAAATATTACAAAAACTCAGCAAAATTCAGAAAGCAGTATATACCAAAACGAGCAAGTCAGCATCACTGAAGGATGTATTAAAAAATTACAATGGTTCAAAGCATGAGTTAAAATATACAATTGAAGGCATGGAACTGAAGTATTCATTTTCAGATATTGGAGATAACAAAATATATCAAGCACCTATATATATCGATAATCTTTCCAAAGAACAAACATGCTTTATTGAAGTGCCGATCGAGTACCTATTCCATGATGAAATCATTAACCCACGTGGGATAAATAATAGTATAGGAAAGCTTGTTAAAGAATTTGATAAGCACAATCCACAACTACACCTTAGTCTTGCTCGGATAGAGGATGGCAAGTTAAAAATATTTGATGGTCAGCATAAAGCTGTTGCTCAAATTTTATTAGGCACTAAAAAATTGGTGGTTCGAATATTTTTGGAACCAAACATTGACAGGTTAACAGAAACAAATACCAATGCTGGGAGCACCCTGCGACAGATTGCCTTTGATAAATCTATAATGAGGCAATTGAACAATACGCTTTACTCCGAAAGGGTTAAGAAATATCAGATAGCCCATAATCTAAAAGAAGATGATTATTCTTTTTCAGAGCAACAACTTATTGACTTTTTTAAAGGCGATGGAGCTAATATTAAAAAATACATTATTGACTCTATAAAACACTCAATAACCAATGCGAAAGACAATAAATTAAAAGACTATATCGATTTTGAAGGGAAAGCTAAAGAGTTGCCTATTTCATACAGTGCTTTTGATAAAACTATTTTGTCTTCCTTCGTTAGCTCTAAACTTGTTTTAAAAACAACAATAGATTCAAAAACAGATGAAGGATTGAATCCAAGAGAATTGGAAATAGATCAAATTGTAAAAGTTCTAAGCATACTGGCTGAAAATATTTATATGAATAAATTTTTGCCGGAAGTTGGGACTGCGCGAGTTGAAAAGAAAATTATTGATAAAAAGGATACAGAGATAACAGATGATCATTTAATAGCATACAGAATCAGCAAAGAAGAGATTCTATATAATTGGTTGCAATATCTAAAAAAAGTCATAACTACCTATTTTGCAAACACAGGGAAAATGGTTGCTGAAGAGAAAATATTTCAGACACCATTTGATGATCAAATTTGGATAAATATTGAAAATTTTGTAAAGAACCTTAGTCAGCTACCACTATGGAAAGATAGATCAATGGCGAGCACAATATTTTCTGGTAAAAATAATTATGACTATTGGAGAGAAATATTTGAAACAGGCAATAGTTTAGATGGAGCAGTTGTTTTAGCGAATCCATTAAATTTTATTGAAATGATCAAGGGTACCGATAAGTTTGTATAA